A genomic region of Runella rosea contains the following coding sequences:
- a CDS encoding metallophosphoesterase family protein, translating to MKRRTLLSSLALAPLAIHAKNTPQPTLSERGTFAIDSNRVRFFHAAIRERFSILFVADTHLFIDDARGEPYRQYSARMAKAYNQTKHFQTGEPTNPEKCFQETLAIAQKEKVSLVALIGDIMSFPSEAAVDWVSQQLKTANLPYVYTAGNHDWHYEGMSGSARELRDTWTKKRLFPLYQDENPLMTVREVNGVRFVVIDNSIYEILPEQLAFFRKEVATGKPLVLMVHIPLYAPERGMGFGCGHPEWSAKTDRNYELERRQRWPEAGHTEVTMTFHKEVMKAPNLLGVFAGHTHNQSLDVVNGLPQIVTNPNATGAYLKIEFVPQSR from the coding sequence ATGAAAAGACGAACGTTACTTTCATCTCTCGCCTTGGCACCTTTAGCCATTCATGCTAAAAATACCCCCCAACCAACGCTTTCAGAACGAGGCACTTTTGCCATTGATTCCAACCGAGTGCGTTTCTTCCACGCCGCCATTCGCGAGCGTTTTAGTATTCTGTTTGTGGCCGACACGCACCTGTTCATTGATGATGCGCGCGGTGAACCTTACCGACAATACAGCGCCCGCATGGCCAAAGCCTATAACCAAACGAAGCATTTCCAGACGGGTGAGCCGACAAATCCCGAAAAATGCTTTCAAGAAACGCTGGCCATTGCCCAGAAAGAAAAGGTTTCGTTGGTGGCACTCATCGGCGACATCATGAGTTTTCCTTCCGAAGCCGCCGTTGATTGGGTAAGTCAACAATTAAAAACGGCCAATCTACCCTACGTCTATACCGCAGGGAACCACGATTGGCACTACGAAGGAATGTCGGGCTCGGCAAGGGAGCTGCGCGATACATGGACAAAAAAGCGCCTTTTTCCGCTCTATCAGGACGAAAATCCGCTGATGACGGTACGCGAAGTTAACGGCGTGCGTTTTGTCGTTATCGACAATTCTATTTATGAAATTTTGCCCGAGCAGTTGGCGTTTTTCCGTAAAGAAGTTGCCACGGGAAAACCCTTGGTTTTGATGGTTCATATTCCCTTGTACGCGCCCGAAAGAGGCATGGGATTTGGGTGCGGGCATCCCGAATGGAGTGCTAAAACAGACCGAAATTATGAGTTAGAGCGCCGTCAGCGGTGGCCAGAAGCTGGACACACCGAAGTAACCATGACTTTTCACAAAGAAGTAATGAAAGCGCCCAACCTGCTGGGAGTCTTTGCGGGACACACCCACAACCAATCACTAGATGTAGTCAACGGTTTACCCCAAATCGTCACCAATCCCAATGCGACGGGGGCTTACTTAAAGATAGAATTTGTGCCCCAATCTAGATAG
- a CDS encoding lysylphosphatidylglycerol synthase transmembrane domain-containing protein, producing the protein MKNILKYCLSLAIAGGLMWYVFKDMDLAAMWAKFENANHWWLILVTLFTIIAAWSRAYRWNMLLEPLGFKPSSFDSTVAVFTGYFANQLIPRAGEVTRCGTLNRLERVPVNVSFGTVVAERVFDVISLLALIGLAFILEFNRLSDFFMSLFGEKLGMGSSNGSGRIVLLGSVAVLGIGIAVAAWWFYRNNAERLRQNSLFAKIEGFVLGLVEGLLSVRKLRNPWAFVFHTVLIWTMYLLSSYVCFFVLPESSHLTLLAGLTVLIMSGLGMSAPVQGGIGPYHILVSSALVLYGLSKENGLALATYIHGTQMILMLLLGGIAFIITLVKSPKAESQTSLSHSISNKNV; encoded by the coding sequence ATGAAAAATATCCTTAAATATTGTCTTTCGCTGGCCATTGCGGGTGGCTTGATGTGGTACGTTTTTAAAGACATGGATTTGGCTGCTATGTGGGCTAAATTCGAAAATGCCAACCATTGGTGGCTTATTCTGGTGACGCTCTTTACCATTATTGCCGCCTGGAGCCGGGCCTATCGTTGGAATATGCTACTTGAGCCCCTGGGTTTTAAACCCTCTTCATTTGACTCCACCGTGGCGGTATTTACGGGCTATTTTGCCAACCAACTCATTCCCCGGGCGGGAGAGGTGACGCGGTGCGGCACGCTCAATCGGCTAGAACGGGTGCCCGTCAATGTCAGCTTTGGGACGGTAGTAGCCGAGCGGGTGTTTGATGTCATTAGCCTTCTAGCCCTCATTGGCTTGGCTTTTATACTGGAATTCAACCGGTTGAGTGACTTTTTTATGAGTCTTTTTGGTGAAAAATTGGGGATGGGTTCGAGCAACGGCTCTGGGCGAATAGTCCTTTTGGGCAGCGTGGCAGTACTGGGAATAGGCATTGCGGTAGCGGCTTGGTGGTTTTATCGTAACAACGCCGAACGGCTGCGTCAGAATTCTCTTTTTGCTAAAATCGAAGGATTTGTGCTGGGATTGGTGGAAGGACTCTTGAGCGTTCGTAAACTTCGGAATCCGTGGGCGTTTGTTTTTCACACGGTTTTGATTTGGACAATGTACCTGCTCAGTTCCTACGTGTGCTTTTTTGTACTCCCCGAGTCGTCCCATCTTACCCTTCTGGCGGGATTGACCGTTCTGATTATGAGCGGCTTGGGAATGTCGGCACCTGTTCAGGGTGGCATTGGGCCGTACCATATTCTGGTCAGTAGCGCGCTCGTGCTGTACGGATTATCCAAAGAAAATGGGCTGGCATTGGCCACGTACATCCACGGCACCCAAATGATTCTGATGTTGTTGTTAGGCGGTATTGCGTTTATTATCACCCTGGTCAAAAGCCCCAAAGCCGAAAGTCAAACTTCACTTTCACATTCTATTTCAAACAAAAATGTCTAA
- the rfaE2 gene encoding D-glycero-beta-D-manno-heptose 1-phosphate adenylyltransferase, whose translation MSNTADKIMSWEAGAAAARAWQAEGKKIVFTNGCFDIVHLGHIDYLEKARNLGHKMVLGLNTDASVSKLKGPLRPVVNEYARARLMAALEFVDAVILFGEPTPLELIQTICPDILVKGDDYTPQNIVGADFVVERGGEVLTVPLVQGYSTSLLIEKIKKGY comes from the coding sequence ATGTCTAATACTGCCGACAAAATTATGTCATGGGAAGCCGGCGCCGCAGCCGCTCGCGCATGGCAAGCAGAAGGTAAAAAAATTGTTTTCACCAATGGTTGCTTTGATATTGTCCACTTAGGGCATATCGACTATTTAGAAAAAGCCCGCAACCTCGGCCACAAAATGGTGCTGGGCCTAAACACCGACGCCTCGGTCAGCAAACTGAAAGGGCCGCTGCGCCCCGTGGTCAACGAGTACGCCAGAGCGCGTTTGATGGCCGCGTTGGAATTTGTGGATGCTGTCATTTTGTTCGGTGAACCCACTCCTTTGGAGTTAATTCAGACAATTTGTCCTGATATTTTGGTAAAAGGAGATGATTATACCCCCCAAAATATCGTTGGCGCGGATTTTGTCGTTGAAAGAGGAGGAGAAGTGTTGACCGTTCCGTTGGTTCAAGGTTATTCTACTTCTTTACTTATTGAGAAGATAAAAAAAGGCTATTAA
- a CDS encoding DoxX family protein gives MKILKLILTYLFGAFMIFGGVNHFLKPEMYLPFIPSFLPGAAINYLSGIVEIIVGIGVFIPAFRSQSTLGILVLMLLFLPLHIVDVFKENPAIGSHQIALIRLPLQFVLILWAWFIHKK, from the coding sequence ATGAAAATACTAAAACTCATCCTAACGTACCTATTCGGTGCCTTCATGATTTTTGGGGGCGTAAATCACTTTCTGAAGCCCGAAATGTACCTTCCTTTTATTCCGAGTTTTTTACCGGGCGCGGCCATCAACTATCTATCAGGAATAGTCGAAATCATCGTGGGTATCGGCGTTTTTATTCCTGCCTTTCGCTCGCAGTCTACCCTCGGCATTCTGGTGTTGATGTTACTGTTTCTGCCTTTGCACATCGTTGATGTATTCAAAGAAAATCCCGCCATCGGCAGTCATCAAATAGCGCTAATCCGTTTACCCCTGCAATTTGTATTGATATTATGGGCTTGGTTCATTCATAAAAAATAA
- the panC gene encoding pantoate--beta-alanine ligase encodes MHIFHSIADLRSYLRLQRQQGKTVGFVPTMGALHEGHLSLIEASKAQNDLSVCSIFVNPIQFNNPDDLARYPRTLEADCAMLAPAGCDAVFAPSAEEMYGKANASNGLEPSNAYNKPILKFDFGPLEHVMEGQFRPGHFNGVGIVVSKLFNIVQPDRTYFGQKDLQQVAVVRRMMIDLGFQIELHSCPTLRESDGLAMSSRNRNLMAEERAIAPHIFKGLTLAKTLLLSGHTPAEVKREIAAHFEQQPSFRLEYFEIVDAHSLQTIEAMADAGQTALCIAAHLGKVRLIDNVVF; translated from the coding sequence ATGCATATTTTTCATTCCATCGCCGACCTACGCTCTTACTTGCGTTTACAACGCCAACAAGGAAAGACCGTCGGATTTGTACCCACCATGGGGGCATTGCACGAAGGACATTTGTCGCTCATCGAAGCCTCCAAAGCGCAAAATGACCTTAGCGTTTGCAGTATTTTTGTCAATCCCATTCAATTCAATAATCCCGACGACCTCGCCCGTTATCCCCGCACCCTCGAAGCCGACTGTGCGATGCTCGCTCCCGCAGGCTGTGATGCGGTCTTTGCACCGTCGGCCGAAGAAATGTACGGAAAGGCCAATGCGTCCAACGGTTTAGAACCGTCAAACGCCTATAATAAACCCATATTAAAATTCGATTTTGGCCCATTAGAGCATGTAATGGAAGGGCAATTTCGGCCTGGGCATTTCAACGGAGTCGGAATTGTGGTGTCTAAGTTGTTCAACATCGTTCAACCCGACCGGACCTACTTTGGCCAAAAAGACTTGCAGCAAGTGGCTGTGGTCCGCCGGATGATGATTGATTTGGGTTTTCAGATTGAACTTCACTCCTGCCCCACCCTACGCGAATCCGACGGACTGGCGATGTCGTCCCGCAATCGAAACCTCATGGCGGAAGAGCGCGCCATTGCCCCGCATATTTTCAAGGGATTAACCTTAGCCAAAACGTTGTTGCTTTCGGGCCATACCCCCGCTGAAGTAAAGCGAGAAATCGCCGCGCATTTTGAGCAGCAACCTTCGTTTCGGTTGGAGTATTTTGAGATTGTTGATGCCCATTCGCTTCAAACCATCGAGGCAATGGCCGACGCTGGACAAACGGCGCTTTGCATTGCCGCCCATTTGGGAAAAGTGCGTCTGATTGATAATGTGGTTTTTTAA
- the panD gene encoding aspartate 1-decarboxylase — MFVTLFKSKIHRVKVTQAELNYVGSITIDEDLMDAAGILENEQVHVVNNNNGERLITYVIKGERGTGIICLNGAAARKAQVGDVVIIISYGMMTQEEAKTFKPKVVFPDENNKIVGS; from the coding sequence ATGTTTGTCACATTATTCAAATCAAAAATCCACCGCGTTAAGGTCACTCAGGCAGAATTAAACTACGTTGGGAGCATTACGATTGATGAAGACCTGATGGATGCCGCAGGTATTCTGGAAAATGAACAAGTACACGTAGTCAACAATAACAATGGCGAACGGCTCATTACGTATGTCATTAAGGGTGAGCGCGGTACGGGCATTATTTGCCTCAACGGCGCGGCTGCCCGCAAAGCGCAGGTAGGTGATGTAGTCATTATTATTTCGTACGGCATGATGACTCAGGAAGAAGCAAAAACGTTTAAACCCAAAGTCGTTTTCCCTGACGAAAACAATAAAATAGTTGGCAGTTAG
- a CDS encoding zinc metallopeptidase, whose product MGGLILIGIVFMVIGMFVQWRLKSKFTEYSQVGLMNGMSGAEIADRMLRDNGIYDVRITQVEGMLTDHYNPVDKTVNLSADVYHGRNVSAAAVAAHECGHAVQHKVAYAPLKMRSALVPVVQVCSNILNMFNMAMLFIGGFIFYNQGIVSTTLLTVLVVANLGVTLFALITLPVEFDASRRALAWVEQRGIVNRNEHVMAKDALWWAAMTYVVAALGALANLMYYASMLLGRRSDD is encoded by the coding sequence ATGGGAGGTTTAATTCTTATTGGTATCGTATTCATGGTCATTGGGATGTTTGTCCAGTGGCGTCTGAAAAGCAAATTTACGGAGTACTCGCAGGTGGGATTGATGAACGGTATGAGCGGGGCCGAAATCGCCGACCGTATGCTGCGCGACAACGGAATCTACGATGTGCGCATTACCCAAGTAGAAGGAATGCTTACCGACCACTACAACCCGGTTGACAAAACTGTCAACCTGAGTGCCGATGTGTATCATGGACGCAACGTTTCGGCGGCGGCCGTGGCGGCGCACGAATGCGGCCACGCAGTACAGCATAAAGTGGCCTACGCGCCGCTGAAAATGCGCTCGGCGTTGGTTCCGGTGGTACAAGTATGCAGCAATATCCTCAACATGTTCAATATGGCGATGCTGTTTATCGGCGGGTTTATATTCTACAACCAAGGAATCGTGAGTACTACCCTTTTGACCGTTTTGGTCGTGGCCAACTTGGGTGTAACGCTCTTTGCTTTGATTACCCTTCCCGTAGAATTTGACGCCAGCCGTCGGGCATTGGCATGGGTAGAGCAGCGCGGCATCGTAAACCGCAACGAACACGTCATGGCCAAAGACGCACTGTGGTGGGCTGCCATGACCTACGTAGTAGCGGCATTGGGCGCATTGGCCAACCTGATGTATTACGCCAGTATGTTGCTCGGAAG